Below is a genomic region from Dechloromonas denitrificans.
GGATCGATATCAATTTCGGCTGCCCGGCGCCGACGGTCAATCGGCATCGCGGTGGTGCCGCCTTGCTGGGCGAGCCGGAACTGCTCCATGCCATTGTTTCTGCGGTGCGGGCGGTTGTCCCGGTCGACATCCCGTTTACGGCCAAAATGCGGCTCGGCATCAACGACACCAGCAAGGCCGTCGAATGCGCCCAGGCGCTTGAGGCCGGCGGTATCGACGAACTGATCGTGCATGGCCGGACCAAGGTCGACGGCTACCGGCCGCCAGCGCGTTGGGAATGGATCGATACCGTGCGCAACGCGATCGGTATTCCGCTGATTGCCAACGGTGAGGTGTGGACCGTCGAGGATTTCCGTAATTGCCAGGCGGCGACGGGTTGCCAGGACATCATGATCGGGCGCGGGGCGATTGCCGATCCCTTGCTGGCGCGACGTGTGCGCGGTGATCGGGTTGGCGGCTGGGAAGAAGTCCAGCCCGGCGTTGCCGCCTACTGGCTCGGCGTGCGCCAGAAAGTCGTGCCGGGCCACGCCGGCGGACGGATCAAGCAATGGCTGGCCTTGCTCCGGCGCAACTACCCTGAAGCCGGTGCACTGTACGACGTGCTGCGTCCAATCAAGGAGGCAGCCGATATCGATACGGCACTGATTGCGGCCGGTGTTTTAAAAGAAAGGCCGCTCCTCGGATGAACCCTGAAAGCACAGGCAACTCGCGCTTCATCAGCAGCGCCCAGGAAGGCCCGCACCGCGATCTCGAAGCGCTGCTCGCCCGCCACATGGCGCACCCGTTTCGCAAGCCGATTCTCGACTACAACCGCGCAGCCTACGCTGCGGCGATGGCGGCACATGATGCCTGGCGGCCGGATGCGCCGCTGATCCTCGATGCCGGTTGCGGCGTCGGCTGGAGTACGCAACGCATTGCCGAGACTTATCCCGATCATTTTGTTTTTGGCGTCGATCAGTCGGTCGACCGCATCAGTCGCGGCAAACCGCTGCCGATGCCGGCCAATGCCGTGCTGATCCGGGCTGATCTGGTCGATTTCTGGCGTCTTCTGGCCGAGAACGGCGTGCGTCTGGCGCGCCACTACAATCTTTATCCCAACCCCTGGCCGAAAATCGGGCATCTCGCCCGGCGCTGGCAGGGCCATGCCGTTTTTCCCGTCTGGCGCGAGCTGGGCGGCGAAATCGAGTGCCGCAGCAACTGGCGCATCTATATCGAGGAAATGGCCTTGGCGCTGACCCAGCTGACCGGCCAGCCGGTCGTCGCCGAGCCGTGGCAGACGGCTGACCCGATGACGCCGTTCGAGAAAAAATATCTCGCTTCCGGTCACGAACTATGGCGCTGCCGGGTTTCGCTGAAATGAGTGTTTGCCAGAGCTGTGGCGCCTGCTGCGCCGCGTTTCGCGTCGATTTTCATCCGGCTGAACTGGCCGGTGGCAATTTCGCATGGGATGGCGGCGTTCCCGTCAACATGACTGTCAGGCTGACGCCGAACATGGTCCGCATGTGCGGCACCGATAGTGCCGCCCCGCGCTGCGTCGCGCTGGCCGGCGAGATCGGCCAGCAGGTGAATTGCACCATTTACCACGGTCGACCCTCGCCTTGCCGCGAATTCGATGTCGAGCATGCCGCCTGCAACCGGGCGCGCCAGCGTCACGGGCTGGCCCCGCTGTAAACGCAGGGCAGCAGCGAAGCTGCTTGTCCGGTTGCTTCGCTGCGCCTCCCGTGAGCCGGGTTTAAAGCCGGCCGAGCTTGCGATACAGGGTGTTGCGGCTGATTCCCAGTTGCCGGGCCGCCGCGGAGATGTTGCCGCCGGCTGCTTCAAGGGTACGTTGCGCAGCGAGGCGGCCGATTTCTTCAAGACTGCCTGCGCCTTGCTCGACCGGGGCGGTCGGACTGGGTTGGCTGACTGAAGCTGCCGGGCTTGGCTTGCTGTATTCCTGCTCGAACAATTCCTCCGGCAAATGGCTGGGGGTGATCAGGATTTCGTCGTCGTCGAGCAAGGCAATGCCGACCCGGATAACGTTGAACAACTGGCGGATGTTGCCCGGCCAGGTGTATTGCTCGATAGCCCGCAGGGCGTCTTCGGAAAACTTGACCGGCGCCCGGCCGCTACATTCGGCAGCGGCAATCTTGCTGACCATCTGGCGAATGTCGGTTCGTTCGCGCAGGGCCGGCAGCGTGACGCACATGCCGTTCAGCCGGTAGTACAGGTCTTCGCGGAAAGTGCCGCGGGCGACTTCTTCGCGCAGCTTGCGGTGCGTGGCGCAGACCAGCGAGATGTCGACCTGGATCGAGCGCGTGCTGCCAAGCGGCGTGACGCAGCGTTCCTGCAGCACGCGCAGCAGCCGGGCTTGCAGATTGAGCGGCATGTCGCCGATTTCGTCGAGGAAGAGGGTGCCGCCGTGGGCCTGCTGGATCTTGCCCGGTGCGCCTTCCTTGCGGGCGCCGGTGAAAGCGCCGCCCTGGTAACCGAAGAGTTCCGATTCGATCAGGGTTTCCGGAATGGAGGCGCAGTTGAGTGCGACAAACGGCTCGCTCTGGCGCGGACCGCTGTTGTGAAAGGCCTTGGCGAACATTTCCTTGCCGGCCCCCGATTCGCCTTGAATCAGAATCGGAATGTCGCGGCCGAGGATGCGCCGCGAACGATCGATTGCAGCCTGCAGGCGGGTATCGCCGGTGTTCAGGGTGTCGAGCGTGAGCTTCGGCGGAGCAACGGTCTCGGCGCGCCGGGGAGGGCGTATCGCCGGCGCTTCGTCGTAGACCCGGCCGGCCACCGTCTGTGGCGGCAACTGGCCGCGCAATTGGAGGTGCAGAGCGCGGCCATTGACCTTGATTTCGCAACTGGCCTGCGGGTGGTTGCGCAAGCGGTCGACCAGTGCCGACAGGTTGCTCTCGAAAACCATTGAGAAATCGCGGCGCACGGCATCGACCTGGCGGATGCCGAGGATGTCGGTGCCGTTGCGGTTGATTGCCAGCACCTGGCCATCGGGCGAGACTGCGGCGAGACCTTCCTTTGGGCTGCCGAGGTAATCGGCGCGCTCGTGGAAGCAGACGATGATGTCGCGGGCGTGGATCGATTCGAACAGGCGTTTTTCGACAATCAGCGAAGACAGCCGGACCAGGCCCAGCGTATGGCGCTGTGGGGCGCGGTAATCGCCGGAAATGTCGAGGACGCCGATCAGTCGGCCATCCGGCCCGAAGATCGGGCTGGCGCAGCAGGTCAGGAAACCATTGCTTTCAAGGAAGTGTTCGCCACCCAGCACTTCAATCGGCGTTTCTTCGAGCAATGTCGTGCCGATGGCGTTGGTGCCGCGCTGGTTTTCGTCCCACGACGCACCGGCAGCCAGCGCGACGCGGTCGGCCCGGTCGAGAAACTCGGCATCGCCGACGGTTTCCAGGAGCAGCCCGTTGGCGTCGGCCAGGATGACCATGCTGCCGGATTCGCGGATGTGCTCGAAAACATGTTCCATGATCGGCCGGCCCTGTTGCAGCAGGTAGCGGTTGCGATCCTGTTCGGTTTTCAGAGCCATCCGGTCGAGTGCCTCGACAATCGGCAGGGCATTGTTTTCAGTCAGGCCGAAGCGTCGGCAACGTTCCCACGAACGGACGATCTGTTGCGTCACCAGCCCGTCGGGCACGCTGCCTTGTTCGAAAAATAGCTGCCTGGCCTGACGCAAGCGCAAATCATGCGTCTCAGCCGGAAGTTGTACTTGTCCCATCTCTCCTCCGGTGTCCCAAAGTCTGCTTTTTGTATTTTTTGTTTCATAACGATGCACCTGACTATTTTGTCAGCAATGTGCTCAAAGCTGTTCAACAACAGTACAGCAATTGACGTGCCAAGCCATCTTTCCAATGCGCTGTTCTGACCCTGTTGCTCCATTTTCGTTCATTGGCAGCCAATTGATGACTTTTTTGGCGACCTGGCACAGGCCTTGCAGATTGCCCGGTACAGGGGAGCTTCCCAGTCATTAATAAAGGAGACATTGTGAAAAAGAATTTGCGACATTTCGCGGCCCTGGCCGTCGTTCTGGCTATCGGCGCTGCGGCGCCCCAGGTTTTTGCCCACGGTGATGTGGTTCCGCAGGCCGTCGATACGACCGGCCTGAAGAATCTGGGTGCTGATTTTCTGCCGAGCAATCCGTATCGCAAAGACAAGACGGCGATTCGTATCGGCGACTCCGCGTTCAACCAGAATTGCGCCCGCTGCCATGGCCTCGGTGCCATTTCCGGCGGCATTGCGCCGGATCTGCGTTTCCTGCCGCTGGGCGACGAAGGCGATGAAGTTTTCCTGCAGCGCATCCGCAAGGGTGCGGTGCGCGACGGCCGTGTTTACATGCCGCCGTTCGAAGGCACGCTGAGCCAGGAGGCCATGTGGGCGATTCGTACCTGGCTGGAAACTGTCCATGAAGACTGATCGCCGCCTCTGGCTCAAGGCGCTGGCCGCCTTGCCGCTTGCTGCCGCCGTTACGGCGCGCGCCGATGGCCTCGAAACGATACGTCAGCGCGGTCGGCTGCGGATCGCCATTTACAACGACTTTCCGCCTTATGGTCAGGCCGGCGGCAAGGGGATCGATGCCGATATCGCCCGGGCGATCGCTGAAAAACTTGGCCTGGCGCCGGAAATCGTCGGTTTCAATGCAGACGAGGACATGAACGACGACCTGCGTAACATGGTCTGGAAAGGGCATTACCTCGGTACCCAGCCGGCCGATGTGATGATGCATGTGCCGGTCGACGAGCATCTGGCCAAGGCCAACGACAAGGTGCGTATCTTTGGTGCGTATCACCGTGAAACGCTGGCGCTGGCGCGTGATCCGGCGCGGATTCAGGCGCTGTCCGGTTCGGCGGCGATGGCGCTGGAAGTGTTTACCCGCGAAAAAATCGGGGTTGAAACGGCATCGTTGGCCGATTCTTTCCTGCTCAGCGTGCTGAACGGCCGTTTGCGCGAAAACGTGGTGCATTTCAGCAACGTCGGCGAGGCGGCGAAAGCGCTGGCGGCTGGACAGGTGGCGGCGGTTCTCGCCCCGCGCGGTGAACTGGAAGGGGCGCTGAAAGGCAATTCCCGGCTGGTGCTTGAAACGCCGAAGATGGCCGAGTTGAAGATCGAAGGCTGGCCGCTCGGCATGGCGGTCAAGGCTGAAGAGCAGGCGCTGGCCGAGGCTGTCGGCGGCGCCCTGGCCGAATTGAAGCGCAACGGTACTGTGGCAGCGATTTTCAAGCGCCACGGCATTTCCCATCTGCCTGCCTGAGGTTGCCATGACTCTTCGTTTGCTTCCCGTGGCCGTCTGGCTGCTCGTCTTGTGCTCTGCTGCGCAGGCCGGTCCGCTGGCTTATGTGCCGAATGAAAAATCAGCCAGCATCAGCCTGATCGATACGGCCGATGACCAGCGTCTGCGTGATATTCCCATCGGCCAGCGACCGCGCGGTATTGCCGGCGATGCGCAGCGGCTCTACCTGACGGACGGCAAGACCGGCAGTCTGCTGATTGTCGACAAGCGTTCCGGCCAGCTGGAACGCACGGTTCGGGTCGGCGATTCGCCCGAAGGCGTCAGTCTTTCGCGTGACGGCAAGCTGCTCGCCGTGGCGGTCGAGGACGATAACAGCGTTGTTTTGCTGAGCGCACCGCAGGGCAAGGAAATGGCGCGCATCAAGGTGCACGGCAAGAATCCGGAGCATGCCGTATTCAGCCCGGATGGCCGCTGGCTCTACGTCAGTGCCGAAGAAGCGGAACAGGTCGATGTGATCGATGTCGCGGCGCGGCGTCAGGTGGCCAGCATCGCGGTTGGCAAACGGCCGCGTGGCATCACTTTTCTGCCCGATGGGCGTCGGGCCTATGTGGCCAGCGAACTGGCCGGCAAGGTTTATGCGATCGATGTCGTCGAGCAACGCGTGCTGGCTGAAATCGTCGCCGGCCAATATCCCAACGGTGTCGCGGTCCACCCCGATGGAAAGCGGATTTTCGTTTCCAATGGGCGTGATCCCAGCGTGATGGCGATCGATGTGGCGAGCCATGCGGTGGTGGCTACGGTGGAAGTCGGCAAGCGGCCGTGGAATATGGCGCTGACGCCGGACGGCAGCAAGCTGTATGTCGCCAACGGGCGGTCGAACAGCCTGTCGGTCATCGATACCGCCAGTTTCACCCGCTTGCGGGATGTCGAAGTTGGCGAATTGCCCTGGGGAGTGACCATCCAATGAGTATCCAACGTTATAGCTGGCAGGCCATGGCGCTGCATTGGGCGCAGGCGATCCTGATTGCCTGGCTGTTGTGGCTGGGCTGGACGATGACCGACCTGCCCAAGGGCGCCGAACGCAGCGCGGCGTATGGCTTGCACAAGTCGCTTGGCCTGCTGGCCTGGCAGGTGCTCGCCGTGCGTCTTTTCTGGCGCCGCCGCAATCCACCGCCGCCGGCGCTGGCTCAGGGGCGTGAAGCCTATCTGGCGACAGCGACGCACCACGCACTCTATGCCTGTCTGTTGCTTGCGCCGCTGGCCGGCTATCTGGCCTCCTCCTTCACGCCTTATGCCATCAAGTTTTTCGGCATCGAAACGCCGCGGCTGTTCTGGCAGGACGAGGTACTGAATGGCATTTTCAAGCAACTGCACCTGGTTTTCGTCTGGTCGATGGCTGGCTTGATCGCGTTGCATATTGCCGGAGCAATCAAGCATGCACTGATGCGCGACGGAACGCTGGCGCGCATGTTGCCCGAAAGACTGCTCCATAAATGAACACCTGCTCCAGCCTGGAGCGATTGTTCATTTGCCCCTGGATACTAAGTGCGCCATCAGATTTTCAGGCGCACTTGTTTTGGCGCCACACCGAAATGGCGCCGGAAGGCTGTCGAAAAGTTGGCCTGGCTGCTGTAGCCGGCAATTTCAGCGGCACGGGCAACGCTGATGCCGCTTCGCTGCAATTCGGCGGCCGCACGTTGAAGCCGACGTTGGCGCCGGTAGTCGAAGATGGTCTGGCCGAAGGCCAGGCGAAACTGTTGCTGCAGCGTGTTCGGATTGCAGCCCATTTCCAGGGCGATGGCCGCCAGATCAAGATGGTTGGCCGCTCCGCTATCGAGAAATTGCTGTAGGCGGCAGATTCTCTGGTATTCACCCGGACGTAGTCCGGCCGGAGCCTCCCGTGGCTGGCTGTCGGCCTGGGCGAGGGCTTCGGCAACCAGTTCGAGGGCACGGCTTTCCTGGTAAAGAGCGTGCATTGGGCCGGTAAATGAACTTGGTCGAACCAATTGTTCGGCAATCCCGATGGCGCGGGCCGAGGGCTGCCAATCGCGGATCGACAGATGGGGCTTGAACGGTTCCGGGTCAATCCCGGCTGAGGCAAACCAGTCGGCAGTTAGCGTGATGACTACCATGCGCTCGCGAGTGCCGGCCCGGCTGCGTCGTTCGAAATCCTCCGTTTGGCTCAATGTGACGATAGCGCCGCGCGGTGTTGCGCTGCTGCCTTGGCCGGCATCGAGCGGCAGCGGCGTGCCGCCGAAACTGACTTCGGCATTCCCCTCCAGTTTGAGCAGAACCTTGATCCCGGGCTGGAGTAATGGAAAGTGAACCGTCATGTCGTGCAGATGGGTGACATTCGTGCAATGTAGAAAAAACCCTTCGCGCAGCCGGTCCAGGGAAAAGCTGCCTTCAAGTACGGCAGCGTCGGCTGCTTGTACCTTGCTCTCCGCCTGATGGCCTCGGCCGATCCGTTGGCTCAGCGCGGCCAGATCGATCACCGAGCTTGATGGTAATGAAGCCGGCTGTTCTGGATTGAATGGAGGCGGGTAAATTTTCTTGGCGGCAAACATCTTTGTTGTTCTCGCAAACAAATGATTTGAAGGTTTTTGCGATACTAGCGCCCTTTGTTACAAATGAAAACTATTCGCAACTGACCGGTGGGTATTTATCGGCGTTTGCTTTTCAGAGGGGTTCTGCATGCAGTCAGTAGGAAATGATGTGTCGCGTATCAAGCCGGTCACTCTGGCCTTGTTGGGGATTTTTTCGCTATCGGCATTGGCGGCCGACGAGCAGACACTGGCCCCGATGGTGGTGAGTGAAAAAATGGTCCCGGAGGCAACTTCAGTGATCCTGAGCGACGCTATCGTCAAGCGGGCGGCCCGCAATTTGCGTGAAGTCCTGCAGGATGAGCCGGGTGTTACCGTGGGCGGTGGGCCGGCGATTGCCCAGAAAGTCTATGTTCGTGGTGTCGAAGACACGATGTTGAGTACAACGCTCGACGGTGCGCCACAAACCGGCCGGGCCTTCCATCACCAATCGCGATTGATGATCGATCCTGACCTGGTCAAGCAGGTTGAACTGGATCGGGGCAGCTCGGCGGCCAGTGCCGGACCGGGGGCTCTGGCCGGTTCGCTGCGCATGACGACCAAGGATGGTCGTGATCTGCTGCGCCCGGACCAGAAGCTGGGCGGCATCATCCGCGGCGGTGTTTCGTCGAACGACGGTGAACGTTTCGGTGCTTCGGTATATGGGTTGGCCGGTGACGATTTCGATTTCCTGCTTTCCGGCAATCAAAACAATACCGATGATTACAAGGATGGCAACGGCAAGACGCAGGTCAACAGCGGCTCGACACAAAAGAGTGGCTTGGCTAAATTTAACTGGCGGATGGCGCCGGGGCATAGCCTGGCGGTGGGCTACCAGGCTGTGCAAGATGAAGGTGTTCGTTTCCTGCGGCCGAACATGTGGGGGCTGGGGGCCAATAATGGTCCGGCAATGCCCCAGAAAAGCGAGCGCGATACGCTGACGGCGACCTATCGCTACGATGGCAGCGGTAGCGCACCGGCTGTCGAACTAAATGTTTTTTCGGACAAAATGACGGTCGAGCGGACGACGCCGACAACGCAAACACGCTTCAACAAACCGGCCGGTTACACCTGGGGTGAGCAGATCGATGCGCAGGGCGCCAATCTGTTGCTGACTTCGAAACTGGGTGGGGCGACCTTCCGTTACGGCTTGAATCATCACCGCTTCGAGTCGCACGCGATTAATTCCCGAGCGGTTGACAAGACCAGTACCGGCAACGAGAAAAGCGGTGTCAGCGGTTTGTTCGTCGAGGGGAACATGCCGCTTGCCGATCGGTTCATCATCGGTGCCGGCGCCCGTTACGACTGGTACAGCTATACCGATAACCACAATCAGAACTTCTCGAGCAATGGTCTGAGTCCCAGTGGCAGTCTGACCTGGCTGGCGACCGAAGCGCTCAGTTTCCGCGCTGCCGCATCGCGAACGATGCGCGGGGCTGGCTTGAAGGAAGCTTTCTTCATCGACAGTACGAACTGGAAGAACGATCCAAACCTGAAAGAAGAAAAGGCCAACAACTACGAGCTTGGTTTCAACTACGGTAGCGGCCCGTGGAGCTTGAAAGGTTCCATCTTCCGGCTGAACATCGAGGATTTCATCACGACCGGCAGCGGTACTTCGATCACCAACGTTGGCGACATGGTCTCGAAGGGTTACGAACTGGGCGGTGGCTGGCGCAGCGGTGCATTCCGCGTCGGTGCCAGTGTGGCCCATGCCAAGCCCAAGCTGAACGGTTACGACCTGAGCGAAACCAACGATGGCCTCGGCGTATCGACCGGCCGTAGCTGGAGTTTCAATGCCGGCTATGACATTGCTGCGTGGAATCTGGATATCGGCTGGACTAGCCGCCTGGTCGAGGAGCACAAATACACCGATTTGACGAAGGTCGAGAAGTCGAAGGACGGCTACGCGGTGCATGACATCTACGCCAACTGGCTGCCGCTTGGCAAGGACCGTATGCGTGTCACCTTCAGCGTGCGCAACTTGTTCGACAAGTTTTACTACGATCAGGGGACCTACGCTTACCTGAGCAACACCGGCAGCACGGTTTATTACGGCTATGCCGAACCGGGCCGCGACGTTCGCCTCGACCTGAGCTGGAAGTTCTGATCCTTTCCAATAGTGACAGCCTCCGGCTTTGCAGCCGGGGGCTTTTGCGTTTTTCGGCACGCTCAATGGGAATTTCCATGCCTTTATTTTCCGCTGACACGGCTCGTCTGTGCTTGCGTATCCTGGCCGCCGCGCTCGGTGGCTACGCCCTGTGCTGGGCGATTTTTTATCTGCTGTGTCGTTGGTTGCCGTATGAAAAAGCCACCGCCTGGTACCTGACCGGCCAACTGGCGCCGCTGCCTTTTGTCGGCGTCCTGCTCTGGGCCTTCGTCAGTCCATCGGCCTGGCGGGCGCTGGGCTGGCCGCTGCTCTGGGCTGCTGCCATTGCCTTGATCGGGCGGCTGGCATGAATGCGCTCGGCAAGGCGTTGCTCGGGCTGCATGCCTGGGGCGGCATGGTCTTTTCGTGGTTGCTGGTGCCGATCTTCGTTGCCGGCAGCCTGGCTGTCTTTGAGCCGGAAATCAGTCACTGGATGCGGCCGGAAGTGAAATTTGCCGATTTTTCACAGTCGACCGCAGCCGTTCTTGGCGAGGCCCGGCTGCGCCAGGTCGGGGCCGAGGCTGCCGTCTGGCGACTGCGCCTACCCACTGAGCGGGCGCCGAGCATTGGTATTGGCTGGGGCCAGAACCCGCGCGCCCTGCAGGAAGAAACCCTCGATGCGGTCAGCGGTCAGCCGCTGCAGGTTCGGGTAACCAAGGGCGGCCATTTCTTCACCGACCTGCACGCCGAGTTGCTACTCGAAACGCCGGGCAAGTGGATTGTCGGCGCCGTCGGTATCTTCATGCTGGCAGCGCTGGTTTCCGGCGTCCTGATCCATCACCGCATCCTGCGCGACTTCTTCACCCTGCGGCCGCGTGCCAACCGCCGCCGGGCCTGGCTCGACGTTCATAACCTGGTTGGCGTCGCGACCTTGCCCTTCCTGCTGATGATCACCTACACCGGCGTCGTCATCCTCGCCGAAGCCTTCATGCCGGCTGCCACCTACGCGCTCTACGACGGCAAGCCGCGCGCCAACCGGGCCGAGGTGCTGAAATCATTCGAGCGCCAGGCGAGCGGCGAAGCGGGCCAGTTGCTGCCGCTGGCCAAGCACCTGGCTGCCGCCGAGCGCGAACTCGGGGCGGGCACGATCAGCAACTTGCTGATCCGAAATCCCGCCGATCGTAACGGCCTGGTTCAGGCTTATCGCCACGTCAATGACCGGCTCTCGGCGGTGGCCGACCACGTCACCTTCGATGCGGTGACTGGCGAAGTCTTCGGCAAGCAGGTGGACTGGAATCCGATGGCCTACGCCTACCGGGCACAGGTCGGCCTGCATGTCGTGCATTTTGGCGGCTCGGTGCTGCGCTGGCTGTATTTTATTTCCGGCCTGCTCGGTACAGCGATGATGGCGGCCGGTACCGTGCTCTTCTTGCGCAAGTACCGCCAGCGGCATGGCGATGCACGTAGTCTGCGCTGGTTGGAAGCATTCAGTATCGCCTCGGTCAGCGGTGGTCTGCTTGCCTGCCTTGGCTATTTCTGGAGCAACCGGCTGCTGCCGGTGGTGCTCGACGGCCGGGCCGGCTATGAAGTCGTCGCTTTTTTCGCGGTCTGGGCGCTGAGTCTGGCCCACGCCGGCTGGTGCGGCCGGGTGGCGTGGCGTGAGCAGTTCATGCTGGCCGGCTTGCTTGCTGTGCTGATCCTGCCGCTCGACCAGTTCACCGGCGGTGGGCCGGATGTCATGCGCCAGGGCTTCGATCTGACTGCTGTGCTGCTCGGTGGCGTGCTGCTGCTGATCGGCTGGCGCTTTTTCGGGAGGGAGACCGGGCGATGACACTGCTCTTTGTGCTGGCTTTGTTGATGATCGTCGCTGGCATGGCCGGTCTGGCACTGGGCATGACGCGGCATTTCCAGGCGGTCTTCCGGCACTTGCCGGCGGCCGGCGTGCTGCACTGGTGGCGCGGCATAGGCGTGGGGCTACTCGGCCTGGCGCTGTTGCCCTGCGTTGCCGGTTGGGGCGTGGCGATCGGCATCGTGCTGTGGAGCGGCCTGCTGGCCGCCGGGGTGATCGCGGTGGCGCTGTATCTGGCCAAGGGCGCTGAGTAGCGATGTTGCGATTGCTATCCGCCAGTCCGGAGCCGACTGGCTAAACAGGCATCGGTGCTGTCCGCCTTGCGAGGCAATCTATTGTGCTTGTCCGGTGCTACGTTGCTGTGCAATTCGTGATGGGCAAATTACCCTGCGTTTTCAGGCAGCTTTCATCATTCTGGAGGACAGGCCGGCGTGCAAGCTGGAGGTATGGCGTTCAGCGGCCGGTAGCCTGCTTGCGCTCAAAGGCGATCGAGCGGGAAAGCCATTCGGCCCAGGCTTCCATGGCTGGCGGATAGTTGCTGTAACCC
It encodes:
- a CDS encoding tRNA dihydrouridine synthase, with translation MSRIILAPMEGLADNLLRGVLTDIGGYDWGICEFVRVSNSLLPVKTYQRICPELLNDGKTQAGTPMRVQLLGSDPHFMAENAARLVTLNPAGIDINFGCPAPTVNRHRGGAALLGEPELLHAIVSAVRAVVPVDIPFTAKMRLGINDTSKAVECAQALEAGGIDELIVHGRTKVDGYRPPARWEWIDTVRNAIGIPLIANGEVWTVEDFRNCQAATGCQDIMIGRGAIADPLLARRVRGDRVGGWEEVQPGVAAYWLGVRQKVVPGHAGGRIKQWLALLRRNYPEAGALYDVLRPIKEAADIDTALIAAGVLKERPLLG
- the trmB gene encoding tRNA (guanine(46)-N(7))-methyltransferase TrmB, with protein sequence MNPESTGNSRFISSAQEGPHRDLEALLARHMAHPFRKPILDYNRAAYAAAMAAHDAWRPDAPLILDAGCGVGWSTQRIAETYPDHFVFGVDQSVDRISRGKPLPMPANAVLIRADLVDFWRLLAENGVRLARHYNLYPNPWPKIGHLARRWQGHAVFPVWRELGGEIECRSNWRIYIEEMALALTQLTGQPVVAEPWQTADPMTPFEKKYLASGHELWRCRVSLK
- a CDS encoding YkgJ family cysteine cluster protein, translated to MSVCQSCGACCAAFRVDFHPAELAGGNFAWDGGVPVNMTVRLTPNMVRMCGTDSAAPRCVALAGEIGQQVNCTIYHGRPSPCREFDVEHAACNRARQRHGLAPL
- a CDS encoding sigma-54-dependent Fis family transcriptional regulator; the encoded protein is MGQVQLPAETHDLRLRQARQLFFEQGSVPDGLVTQQIVRSWERCRRFGLTENNALPIVEALDRMALKTEQDRNRYLLQQGRPIMEHVFEHIRESGSMVILADANGLLLETVGDAEFLDRADRVALAAGASWDENQRGTNAIGTTLLEETPIEVLGGEHFLESNGFLTCCASPIFGPDGRLIGVLDISGDYRAPQRHTLGLVRLSSLIVEKRLFESIHARDIIVCFHERADYLGSPKEGLAAVSPDGQVLAINRNGTDILGIRQVDAVRRDFSMVFESNLSALVDRLRNHPQASCEIKVNGRALHLQLRGQLPPQTVAGRVYDEAPAIRPPRRAETVAPPKLTLDTLNTGDTRLQAAIDRSRRILGRDIPILIQGESGAGKEMFAKAFHNSGPRQSEPFVALNCASIPETLIESELFGYQGGAFTGARKEGAPGKIQQAHGGTLFLDEIGDMPLNLQARLLRVLQERCVTPLGSTRSIQVDISLVCATHRKLREEVARGTFREDLYYRLNGMCVTLPALRERTDIRQMVSKIAAAECSGRAPVKFSEDALRAIEQYTWPGNIRQLFNVIRVGIALLDDDEILITPSHLPEELFEQEYSKPSPAASVSQPSPTAPVEQGAGSLEEIGRLAAQRTLEAAGGNISAAARQLGISRNTLYRKLGRL
- the pedF gene encoding cytochrome c-550 PedF, coding for MKKNLRHFAALAVVLAIGAAAPQVFAHGDVVPQAVDTTGLKNLGADFLPSNPYRKDKTAIRIGDSAFNQNCARCHGLGAISGGIAPDLRFLPLGDEGDEVFLQRIRKGAVRDGRVYMPPFEGTLSQEAMWAIRTWLETVHED
- a CDS encoding substrate-binding periplasmic protein produces the protein MKTDRRLWLKALAALPLAAAVTARADGLETIRQRGRLRIAIYNDFPPYGQAGGKGIDADIARAIAEKLGLAPEIVGFNADEDMNDDLRNMVWKGHYLGTQPADVMMHVPVDEHLAKANDKVRIFGAYHRETLALARDPARIQALSGSAAMALEVFTREKIGVETASLADSFLLSVLNGRLRENVVHFSNVGEAAKALAAGQVAAVLAPRGELEGALKGNSRLVLETPKMAELKIEGWPLGMAVKAEEQALAEAVGGALAELKRNGTVAAIFKRHGISHLPA
- a CDS encoding beta-propeller fold lactonase family protein — translated: MTLRLLPVAVWLLVLCSAAQAGPLAYVPNEKSASISLIDTADDQRLRDIPIGQRPRGIAGDAQRLYLTDGKTGSLLIVDKRSGQLERTVRVGDSPEGVSLSRDGKLLAVAVEDDNSVVLLSAPQGKEMARIKVHGKNPEHAVFSPDGRWLYVSAEEAEQVDVIDVAARRQVASIAVGKRPRGITFLPDGRRAYVASELAGKVYAIDVVEQRVLAEIVAGQYPNGVAVHPDGKRIFVSNGRDPSVMAIDVASHAVVATVEVGKRPWNMALTPDGSKLYVANGRSNSLSVIDTASFTRLRDVEVGELPWGVTIQ
- a CDS encoding cytochrome b, translating into MSIQRYSWQAMALHWAQAILIAWLLWLGWTMTDLPKGAERSAAYGLHKSLGLLAWQVLAVRLFWRRRNPPPPALAQGREAYLATATHHALYACLLLAPLAGYLASSFTPYAIKFFGIETPRLFWQDEVLNGIFKQLHLVFVWSMAGLIALHIAGAIKHALMRDGTLARMLPERLLHK
- a CDS encoding helix-turn-helix transcriptional regulator is translated as MIDLAALSQRIGRGHQAESKVQAADAAVLEGSFSLDRLREGFFLHCTNVTHLHDMTVHFPLLQPGIKVLLKLEGNAEVSFGGTPLPLDAGQGSSATPRGAIVTLSQTEDFERRSRAGTRERMVVITLTADWFASAGIDPEPFKPHLSIRDWQPSARAIGIAEQLVRPSSFTGPMHALYQESRALELVAEALAQADSQPREAPAGLRPGEYQRICRLQQFLDSGAANHLDLAAIALEMGCNPNTLQQQFRLAFGQTIFDYRRQRRLQRAAAELQRSGISVARAAEIAGYSSQANFSTAFRRHFGVAPKQVRLKI